From the genome of Plasmodium malariae genome assembly, chromosome: 9, one region includes:
- the PmUG01_09040900 gene encoding conserved Plasmodium protein, unknown function gives MEEPNSERYILFEGENEVNHDNFCYEYAERTSRKSTSNVQSHKSLKNIISKQNKTLWKDTTEYIPYIPEITPKCSQRYTDLEKKKLSFLCSLCLLQSDLSIIGKHNLKELLNNTEKEKWKKIPFLWIHDYKATYSTLKKKKNNVKTIQYNTIQNKIEK, from the exons atggaAGAACCAAATTCTGAACGCTACATATTATTTGAAGGAGAAAATga GGTGAACCATGACAACTTCTGTTACGAGTATGCAGAAAGGACATCCAGAAAAAGTACCTCAAACGTTCAGTCACATAAaagcttaaaaaatattataagcaAACAGAACAAAACGCTATGGAAAGATACAACAGAATATATTCCCTACATTCCA GAAATAACACCTAAATGCAGTCAGCGCTACACCGACCTC gaaaaaaaaaagcttagTTTTTTATGTTCCCTGTGCCTGCTACAAAGCGACTTAAGTATTATTGGAAag cACAATTTGAAAGAACTCTTAAATAATactgaaaaggaaaaatggaaaaaaattcCTTTCTTGTGGATCCATGATTACAAAGCTACTTATTCtacgttaaaaaaaaaaaaaaataatgttaaaacAATACAATACAATacaatacaaaataaaatagaaaaataa
- the PmUG01_09041000 gene encoding oxysterol-binding protein-related protein 2, putative, whose translation MLGGKYLNLRLFSEKKNSLNSNSSDNTINNSNAHSVQNVHNLNSLHTVQNLQNANSSRDRKYYEEKTKRYNRDKRIIHEGWLNKWTNIIGSYRPRYFVLENGILRYSIDKYSPTKETFVLSHCKIRVCPDDPLHFEIDTSEQGILYLKADYPEDKHKWYISFKKAQLNYLHGNYNKKAFINVNTFNTSTNSEFLRKLIKSTNDFSKSKTIGEVTNVKARNASGSNRISSHKEDDQNSHNNINRNNSDNSNLHSEHNSGCIEEDQEKMEKVDRRTSCTSLDQSEKNFSRLSGTNKINLDELFISSTDFEDKSPTLCLMENIVSLKEITRDLIKNSEYNEAKQVVNKIKSDPNYKINYEHLGALLFHLSNSIYCIDSVIEKYINCTEMLLKEENIQSKCMNKSLKLLAKQNYFLEKSQDKKTLNQLNVKVKNKYEKFNLYCNNQESEEDDDLFFDCDDQFICDEKQNDSSGSSDENKSARSSFCLSTNEEPAKKKNSLHKNKTKERKNNSDQSLQFTNHNDKELLKSMKTTCTNEPLQFYQKNYSYKSMDGCSSGEKLYNEHSKGKIANIANIANIGKGEKGEKITKGENVGEGEKGSLREEEKQNQNQAKGNRKRDEQMNGKMDEQTDKKMDEQMGEKMDKLRDEQKNAPGEHPTEGKESETQKDSFEKNVDESDSSSGDCCNYEDEGYMLISLCKAKNVKSLNFRKIDIYTDKTIKRRKKLPSPRTDIKISMWSLLKDCIGKDLSRIGMPIYLNEPSSFLQRLAEDFQYIYLLKYASNEVESTSRLAFVTAFTISPYASVIGRTFKPFNPLLGETYELTHRKFYFISEQVVHHPPITAYHCHNEYMENFASIIVNVQILGKSVEVNIPGASHLILKYKKKSASSESGSRTGIGIGSVTVSGSTQNEKDTTNSRSEVKNRKKYDIVDEYGDGNEAHIDENEKRTKDYSKMENDISVTHSTLHNGNNNSTPNCDTQESFVFLGENKKGADSMRRVDSEYRAYINMDDNKIKKNNHLNNLKSNENIEVLEDDNTDKWGTENCNYLKTEQGRNIKSSKKEDKIEYGHEHYTYQRANMIIHNIIFGKLWVELHGNILIRNHNNGDFSIVCYIRKGWFDKEIHKVRGIVCDRFKNAIFYIYGKWSQEIYIAYVKNMKRQEYSTYFFNEDGTENLKHFNRNTLNEFINNFDWQFYENNMENLNGVCVWKAQKRPKHSDQYYGFNNMTVELNEITPEYDRLNGAAIACTDSRFRPDQRNYENGNIEVAMNEKQRLENKQRKNSKMYGEKNSYQPKWFYKNKDPIYKDKDMYLFNNKYWVVKKNRQFTNSPDIF comes from the coding sequence ATGTTGGGAgggaaatatttaaatttaagaCTATtcagtgaaaaaaaaaattccctTAATAGTAACTCGTCCGATAATACCATAAACAATAGTAATGCTCATAGTGTGCAGAACGTGCACAACTTGAACAGCTTGCATACCGTGCAGAATTTACAGAATGCTAATAGCAGTAGAGacagaaaatattatgaagaaaaaacaaaaaggtaTAATAGagataaaagaataatacaTGAAGGATGGTTAAACAAATGGACAAACATTATAGGAAGCTATAGACCAAGATATTTTGTATTAGAAAATGGAATTCTAAGGTACTCCATCGATAAATATTCCCCTACAAAAGAAACGTTTGTATTATCACACTGTAAAATCAGAGTATGTCCTGATGATCCATTACATTTTGAAATAGATACAAGTGAACAAgggatattatatttaaaagcgGATTATCCAGAAGATAAACATAAGTGgtatatatcatttaaaaaggctcagttaaattatttacatgggaattataataaaaaagcattTATAAATGTCAATACATTTAATACATCCACAAACTCGGAATTTTTGAGAAAACTCATAAAGAGCACAAACGATTTTAGCAAAAGTAAGACCATCGGGGAAGTTACCAATGTAAAGGCTAGGAATGCAAGTGGTAGTAACAGGATTAGTAGCCATAAGGAAGATGATCAAAACAGTCATAACAATATTAACCGTAACAATAGTGATAATTCTAATTTGCACAGTGAGCACAATTCTGGTTGTATCGAGGAAGATCAGGAGAAGATGGAAAAAGTGGATAGACGAACCTCTTGTACATCCCTTGATCAATCAGAAAAAAACTTCTCAAGATTAAGTGGTActaacaaaattaatttagATGAATTATTCATAAGCTCTACTGATTTTGAAGATAAAAGTCCAACACTCTGTTTAATGGAAAATATTGTAtcattaaaagaaattacaagagatttaataaaaaattcagaGTATAATGAAGCCAAACAagttgtaaataaaataaaatcagatccaaattataaaattaattatgaaCATTTAGGTGCTCTCCTATTTCATCTTTCCAATTCGATATACTGTATCGATTCAGTAATAGAAAAGTACATTAATTGTACAGAAATgttattaaaagaagaaaatattcaATCAAAATGTATGAACAAGTCATTAAAATTGTTAGcgaaacaaaattattttcttgaAAAATCACAAGATAAAAAAACACTCAATCAGTTAAATGtcaaagtaaaaaataaatatgaaaaatttaacttGTATTGTAATAATCAAGAAAGTGAAGAAGATGATGATTTGTTTTTTGATTGTGATGACCAGTTCATTTGtgatgaaaaacaaaatgattCTAGTGGTTCAAGTGATGAGAATAAATCTGCTAGGTCTTCCTTTTGCTTGTCTACTAATGAAGAGCcagcaaaaaagaaaaactcaTTACATAAAAACAAGACAAAGGAACGAAAGAACAACTCAGATCAATCTTTGCAATTCACAAATCACAACGACAAGGAGTTACTAAAATCGATGAAGACCACCTGTACCAATGAACCCCTTCAATTTTACCAGAAAAATTATTCGTACAAAAGTATGGACGGGTGTTCATCTGGGGAAAAACTGTACAATGAACACTCAAAGGGAAAAATTGCAAATATTGCAAATATTGCAAATATTGGAAAAGGTGAAAAAGGcgaaaaaattacaaaaggGGAAAATGTAGGGGAAGGTGAAAAAGGATCTCTGAGGGAGGAAGAGAAGCAGAACCAAAATCAGGCAAAGGGAAATAGGAAAAGGGATGAACAGATGAATGGGAAAATGGATGAGCAGACGGATAAGAAAATGGATGAACAGATGGGTGAGAAAATGGATAAGTTGAGGGATGAGCAGAAGAATGCGCCTGGTGAACACCCCACTGAAGGGAAAGAAAGCGAAACACAAAAAGACAGTTTTGAAAAAAACGTGGATGAATCAGATAGCAGTTCGGGTGACTGTTGTAATTATGAAGATGAAGGCTATATGTTAATTTCTTTATGCAAGGCGAAAAATGTCAAATCGTTAAATTTTAGGAAAATAGATATTTATACAgataaaacaattaaaagaagaaaaaaattaccaAGTCCTAGAAcggatataaaaataagtatgtGGTCATTACTAAAAGATTGTATAGGCAAAGATCTCTCTCGTATAGGTATGCCAATATATTTGAATGAACCCTCTTCATTTCTTCAAAGACTAGCTGAAGATTTtcagtatatttatttattaaaatatgcatCGAATGAAGTAGAAAGTACAAGCAGACTAGCATTTGTAACAGCTTTTACTATATCTCCATACGCATCTGTAATTGGTCGAACGTTTAAACCATTCAATCCATTATTAGGTGAAACGTATGAATTGACTCATCGAAAATTCTATTTCATATCAGAGCAGGTTGTTCATCATCCTCCTATTACTGCATATCATTGtcataatgaatatatggAGAACTTTGCTAGTATAATTGTTAACGTACAAATTTTAGGAAAATCAGTGGAGGTAAATATACCCGGGGCAAGTCATCTTATACTCAAGTATAAGAAGAAAAGCGCTTCGAGTGAGAGTGGGAGTAGAACAGGAATTGGAATTGGAAGCGTAACTGTAAGCGGAAGTAcgcaaaatgaaaaagatacCACGAACAGTCGAAGCGaggtaaaaaatagaaaaaaatatgacatTGTTGACGAATATGGTGATGGTAATGAAGCACACATAGATGAAAATGAGAAAAGAACCAAGGATTACTCTAAAATGGAAAACGATATTAGTGTTACACATAGCACTCTCcataatggtaataataattctacaCCTAATTGTGACACTCAAGaatcttttgtttttttaggagaaaataaaaaaggagcaGACTCTATGAGGAGAGTAGACAGTGAATATCGAGCATACATCAATATGGacgataataaaataaaaaaaaataatcatttaaataatttgaaaagtaatgaaaatattgaagTTCTCGAAGATGACAATACGGATAAATGGGGAACAGAAAATTGTAATTACTTAAAAACAGAGCAAGGGAGAAATATAAAGAGCAGCAAAAAGGAAGACAAAATTGAATATGGACATGAACATTATACATATCAAAGAGCTAACATGATAATTCACAACATAATATTTGGAAAATTATGGGTGGAATTACATGGGAATATACTAATTAGAAATCATAATAATGGTGATTTTTCAATTGTTTGTTATATAAGAAAAGGATGGTTTGATAAAGAAATACACAAAGTAAGAGGAATAGTATGTGATAGATTTAAAAatgctattttttatatatacggAAAATGGTCACAAGAAATTTACATAGcctatgtaaaaaatatgaaaaggcAAGAATATAGTACATACTTCTTTAATGAGGATGGAacagaaaatttaaaacattttaatcgaaatacattaaatgaatttataaataatttcgaTTGgcaattttatgaaaataatatggaaaatttaaatggCGTATGTGTATGGAAAGCACAAAAAAGACCAAAACATAGTGATCAGTATTACGGATTTAATAATATGACTGTggaattaaatgaaataacacCTGAATATGACAGGTTAAATGGTGCAGCAATTGCCTGCACGGACAGCAGATTTAGACCAGATCAAcgaaattatgaaaatggaaatattgAAGTTGCTATGAATGAAAAACAAAGACTTGAAaataaacaaagaaaaaattcaaaaatgtacggagaaaaaaattcttatcaGCCAAAAtggttttataaaaacaaggATCCAATTTATAAAGATAAGgacatgtatttatttaataacaaatattgGGTCGTCAAAAAAAATAGGCAATTTACAAACTCCCCAGACATATTTTAA
- the PmUG01_09041100 gene encoding conserved Plasmodium protein, unknown function gives MNAECFFYLMCVIMMFFFKQGIVATTKSNMSERNFLIKKFYNNKLTKTFDKDDYHFFRLVFIKFLIKSKFLNKNVVNLDDMVRILENIKFGINQKSDHIYMCLYNEMKNISIKRYKEIYEKNEIDKEITNEIEKITKTRKNKLTLMSLIPFPMDEIFNSRESYKKVHIMLDILYVSIITSYEQLDEKGKRHMLMLMYEHTINHWMSLNFLRKIMQYKLSLNKDSILLYISLEKKNNIDDVTKEEYIRDIELKLKNLVQDFLHKLYPSYVGMENSAFVVDKFTKVFIPELRIIGYKTRRENKLKSNIQGCQNKEETQNSANNANSENNANSANNANSANNANSANNANSANNANSANNANSANNANSANSANNENSANNENSANNENSANNENSANTEGCKKYGVSSNFFDTEENMNKIILQILLTDSYGNSTIGKDDTYDVYFTIENVYNILLDHFFHNEDFSLSIGKLSYEKEPFEDQLFVNPSFVMARYLFGDQQNGKLKEEEKKYEDISLHIFLKIIRNVKFTFKHIQKYVLKNTKYLSSFHYIHFYGACTKYKNTDIIKVIGKFGEDIDNSLINNVIIKMKADEIIAHIKLYSKKMSKDNILNYVTTKQIKEQLNRSNYFYVMYYLVDKTKEIPKPINCTICRHYKYHYIILFIAAAIPSVIIFAIFFIICYCRIYKCTNPQLACSKHISEICPWLFYVKTSSNRYKRLTKPHGQRKMQTKAMTIATKKTIPVLKKGFKNERQVKVNKK, from the coding sequence ATGAATGCAGAGTGCTTTTTCTACCTCATGTGTGTCATTATgatgttcttttttaaacaaGGAATTGTAGCTACTACAAAAAGTAATATGAGCGAAcggaattttttaataaaaaaattttacaataaCAAATTAACGAAAACATTTGATAAAGATGATTATCACTTCTTTCGTTTAGTTTTTATAAAGTTTCTCATtaaatcaaaatttttaaataaaaatgttgtaAACCTAGATGACATGGTCAGAATTCTggagaatataaaatttggaataaatcaaaaaagtgaccatatatatatgtgtctATATaacgaaatgaaaaatatatcaataaaaagatataaagaaatatatgaaaaaaatgaaatagataaagaaattacaaacgaaattgaaaaaattacaaaaaccaggaaaaataaattaactcTCATGTCACTCATACCTTTTCCTATGGATGAGATATTTAATTCTAGAGAGAGCTATAAAAAAGTTCATATAATGTTAGATATATTGTACGTGTCTATAATAACTAGCTATGAGCAACTAGACGAGAAAGGGAAAAGACATATGCTAATGTTAATGTATGAACATACAATAAATCATTGGATGAGTTTGAACtttttaaggaaaataatgcaatataaattatcattaaataaagatagtatattattatatatatctttagaaaaaaaaaataatatagatgATGTAACAAAAGAAGAATATATCAGGGATATAGAACTGAAGCTAAAAAATTTAGTACAAGATTtcttacataaattataccCCAGTTATGTAGGTATGGAAAACTCTGCATTTGTAGTTGATAAGTTTACGAAAGTCTTTATCCCGGAACTGCGAATTATAGGGTATAAAACGAGAAGAGAAAATAAGTTGAAGAGTAACATACAGGGTTGCCAAAATAAGGAAGAAACGCAAAATAGTGCAAATAACGCGAATAGTGAAAATAACGCGAATAGTGCAAATAACGCGAATAGTGCAAATAACGCGAATAGTGCAAATAACGCGAATAGTGCAAATAACGCGAATAGTGCAAATAACGCGAATAGTGCAAATAACGCAAATAGCGCAAATAGCGCAAATAACGAAAATAGCGCAAATAACGAAAATAGCGCAAATAACGAAAATAGCGCAAATAACGAAAATAGCGCAAATACTGAAggatgtaaaaaatatgggGTCTCCTCCAATTTTTTCGACACAGAAGAAAacatgaataaaataattctacAGATTTTGTTAACTGACTCGTACGGGAATTCAACCATAGGAAAAGATGATACATACGatgtttattttactattgaaaatgtttacaatattttattagaCCATTTTTTCCACAATGAGgatttttcattatctaTTGGAAAACTGTCGTACGAAAAAGAGCCATTCGAAGATCAGCTATTCGTGAACCCGTCATTCGTTATGGCACGATATCTATTTGGTGATcaacaaaatggaaaattaaaagaagaggagaagaaatatgaagatatatcgttacatatatttctaaaaattatccgtaatgtaaaatttacgtttaaacatatacaaaAGTATGTACTAAAGAACACCAAATATTTGAGCTCCtttcattatattcatttttatggtGCATGCACGAAATATAAGAATACtgatattataaaagtaattGGAAAATTTGGGGAAGACATTGACAACAGTTTAATTAATAAcgttattataaaaatgaaggcAGATGAAATTATTgcacatataaaattatattcaaaaaaaatgagtaaagacaatattttgaattatgTAACTACCAAACAGATAAAAGAGCAATTAAATCGATCAaactatttttatgttatgtaTTATCTAGTAGATAAAACTAAAGAAATACCCAAACCTATTAACTGTACTATTTGTAGGCATTACAAGTATCactatattattctttttattgcTGCAGCTATTCCATCTGTAATcatttttgctatattttttattatttgctaTTGCAGAATATATAAGTGCACAAATCCGCAATTAGCCTGTTCTAAGCACATTTCAGAAATATGCCCTTGGCTATTCTATGTTAAAACATCTTCAAATCGTTATAAAAGACTAACCAAACCACATGGACAAAGAAAAATGCAGACAAAGGCCATGACAATAGCGACAAAAAAAACGATACCAGTTCTGAAAAAAGGCTTCAAAAATGAGCGCCAAGTAAaagttaacaaaaaataa
- the PmUG01_09041200 gene encoding ubiquitin-like protein, putative: protein MLNSTNNKEKKEAFMDLDNIDLSEYNHVINNSYSSDEDDDEEVSSSCDSNNDNINDNNNNNDKINDNNKDNIIDNNKDNIIDNHKDNIIDNHKDNIIDNHKDNIIDNHKDNINDNGNNNNDNSNSNDDIVGARTNNDSTKNKADITSDSVCITVKGSDKTFNSNGNECEEKSKNKVDIIGGSNNYGSKDPYDEKKSTEEVHSNGVNINDDNNNINNSSCSGNKNNINSNSNNKNSNNDSNKKNSNCNYTSNSRKMSANSSYAYARIKTNDCNNSLYKCKIEKNITIKKLKKSLNKLLNNEDEYRIIYRGRLLKDVETLSKYDIKFNDILYAIKLNRKRSGNDAVLDSGITSSQLSTIGDEYNDVGKLSQNDNISKLISSMFDNSDFLKSIMDSNKQLQKLREKNSDLHHMLNDSQALKQSFEMIKNPSLMKELMRNTDRAISNIEAIPGGFNTLRRMYHNIQEPMYAANDISNENKKNKVKHYDLNSSSPPTSEAFPNPWASKDNNSKNGRNSSNDLNKYLFMNNSLFNNTSDIFKANKKSNSNANKDADSNGGERVSWNSNNNGINGISNTNGNKDINGNNSMNGINNLLKSNIFDMLQKYQNPLINKADNTKIEKKSFTTTDNKAVDSKNLENSKNYLNMFSNGLPNSGLPNSGLLNNGLLNNGLLNSGLLNSARLNNGLTNGGPPNYDQFNNNLFNNIVDQNRRNENAGVTNMLNQIILNLSKNMNVNNSGSNMNTSSDMLNGMSMLNSMSNIMNPLYNDNINNNNNKAENTGSNDSSKTHINTDPSSDVQGVNNCVELMRNRKNANEYLDSNITSDNYKNCQNKETLEKGNCFNLLTHNINKDTNSIYSNSILEKNRCDNTNNKNSSPLNISTNNQVNNLNMVDDPDSTKLSMPISITTATGSANTTSTTTSTTAATNTATNNNNNNNNISTSSSSSGIAQEQLYFQKLYEEQINSLKVMGFTDTQKCLKALVDAKGNIDSAIDILVNETNENEN, encoded by the coding sequence ATGTTAAATTCAACaaataataaggaaaagaaaGAGGCATTTATGGACCTTGACAATATTGATCTTAGTGAATACAACcatgtaataaataattcctaCAGCTCGGACGAGGATGATGATGAGGAGGTTTCATCTTCCTGTGATAGTAATAACGATAacataaatgataataataataataatgataaaataaatgataataataaagataatataattgataataataaagataatataattgataatcataaagataatataattgataatcataaagataatataattgataatcataaagataatattattgataatcataaagataatataaatgataatggtaataataacaatgataatagtaatagtaatgatGATATTGTTGGGGCACGAACGAATAATGATAGCACTAAAAATAAAGCGGATATAACTTCGGACAGTGTATGTATAACTGTAAAGGGTAGTGATAAAACGTTTAATTCAAATGGCAATGAATGTGaagaaaaaagcaaaaacaaGGTGGACATCATCGGTGGTAGTAACAACTATGGTAGTAAGGATCCTTATGATGAAAAGAAGTCTACAGAAGAAGTGCATAGTAATGGGGTAAACAtcaatgatgataataataatattaataatagtagttgTAGTGGTAATAAGAACAACATcaacagtaacagtaataataaaaacagtaACAATGacagtaataaaaaaaatagcaattGTAATTATACAAGTAATAGCCGCAAGATGAGTGCCAATAGTTCGTATGCGTACGCCAGAATAAAGACGAATGACTGCAATAAcagtttatataaatgtaagattgaaaagaatataactataaaaaaactgaaaaaaagtttgaacaaattgttaaataatgaagacgaatatagaataatatacAGGGGAAGATTATTAAAAGATGTGGAAACATTGtcaaaatatgatataaaatttaatgatattttatatgcaATTAAATTGAATAGGAAGAGGAGTGGAAATGATGCTGTGTTAGATTCAGGAATAACAAGTTCACAACTAAGTACTATAGGAGATGAATATAATGATGTAGGAAAGTTATCacaaaatgataatatatctAAATTAATTTCATCTATGTTTGATAATAGTGATTTTCTTAAATCTATCATGGATTCAAATAAACAATTACAGAAGTTAAGAGAAAAGAATTCTGATTTACATCATATGCTAAATGATTCCCAAGCTTTAAAACAATCTTTTGAAATGATTAAAAATCCTTCATTAATGAAAGAATTAATGAGAAATACGGATAGAGCTATAAGTAATATTGAAGCTATACCTGGTGGTTTTAACACTTTAAGAAGGATGTATCATAATATACAGGAACCTATGTATGCAGCTAATGATATAtcaaatgaaaacaaaaagaataaagtTAAGCATTATGATTTAAACTCTTCGTCTCCTCCAACTAGTGAAGCTTTTCCTAATCCGTGGGCATCTAAAgataataattcaaaaaatggCAGAAATAGTTCAAATGATTTAAACAAATATCTTTTCATGAATAATAGTCTTTTCAACAATACCAGCGATATTTTTAAAGCAAATAAGAAGAGTAACAGTAATGCTAATAAGGATGCTGATAGTAATGGTGGAGAAAGAGTTAGCTggaacagtaataataatgggaTTAATGGGATTAGCAATACGAATGGGAATAAAGACATTAATGGGAATAACAGTATGAATGGTATTAACAATCTGTTAAAGTCGAATATTTTTGACATGCTCCAGAAATATCAAAACCCACTAATTAACAAAGCagataatacaaaaattgaGAAAAAATCCTTTACTACTACTGATAATAAAGCAGTGGATAGCaaaaatttggaaaatagtaaaaattacCTGAACATGTTCAGCAATGGCCTCCCTAACAGTGGACTTCCGAACAGTGGGTTGCTGAACAATGGGTTGCTGAACAATGGGTTGCTTAACAGTGGGCTGCTGAACAGTGCACGACTTAACAATGGGTTGACGAACGGAGGTCCACCGAACTACGATCAGTTTAATAACAACCTGTTTAACAACATAGTAGACCAAAATAGGAGAAATGAAAATGCCGGTGTAACGAATATGTTAaatcaaataattttaaatttaagtaaaaatatgaatgtaAATAATTCGGGATCTAATATGAACACATCCAGTGATATGTTGAACGGCATGAGTATGTTAAACTCTATGAGCAATATTATGAATCCTCTTTATAAcgataatattaataataataataataaggcTGAAAATACTGGTAGTAATGATAGCAGCAAGACGCACATTAATACTGACCCAAGCTCAGATGTTCAAGGTGTTAACAATTGTGTAGAATTAATGCGTAACAGGAAAAATGCGAACGAATATTTAGATAGTAATATAACTAGTGATAATTATAAGAATTGTCAGAATAAGGAAACGttagaaaaaggaaattgttttaatttactaACACACAATATTAATAAGGATACAAATAGCATTTATAGTAACTCGATTTTAGAGAAAAACCGGTGTgataatactaataataaaaactcGTCTCCTCTAAATATATCTACAAACAATCAAGTTAATAACTTAAATATGGTAGACGACCCAGACTCCACAAAATTATCAATGCCCATTAGTATCACTACTGCTACGGGTTCAGCTAACACAACTTCTACTACTACTTCTACCACTGCTGCAACTAACACTGCTactaataacaataataataataataacattagcaccagtagtagcagtagtggCATCGCACAGGAGCAGCtctattttcaaaaattatatgaggAACAGATAAACTCGTTAAAAGTAATGGGATTTACAGATACACAAAAATGTTTGAAGGCCCTAGTTGATGCCAAAGGAAATATAGATAGTGCGATCGATATATTAGTAAATGAGACCaacgaaaatgaaaattaa